A single genomic interval of Agarivorans aestuarii harbors:
- a CDS encoding substrate-binding periplasmic protein, giving the protein MKHKRWCCLGLLLLGSTLSQADTLRLVTHHLPPYQVVNGDALSGSMIDVMQCSLIEMGQAYQVDVRPINRAIKELQAGKFDGVFVLNRSAERDRFATASEPLIVTYRSLFSLKVVDAELHSPAMKELKIGVLHGSAMHSWLTKHGYPNVLTRYDYHILFELMQLERIDAIVAPFEIYENEKDHGHVTRKIETRYLSQANLSGYFSSSWLDKHPDFLDRFNAALGLCN; this is encoded by the coding sequence GTGAAGCACAAGAGATGGTGTTGCTTAGGCCTATTACTGCTTGGTTCTACCTTGAGCCAAGCAGATACCTTGCGCTTGGTTACTCACCATTTGCCGCCTTATCAAGTGGTAAATGGTGACGCTTTAAGTGGCTCAATGATTGACGTAATGCAATGCAGTTTAATTGAAATGGGGCAGGCATATCAGGTTGACGTGAGGCCGATTAATCGAGCGATTAAAGAGCTGCAGGCGGGAAAATTTGATGGCGTTTTTGTATTAAATCGCAGTGCCGAGCGTGATAGATTTGCAACTGCCAGTGAGCCACTGATTGTCACTTATCGCAGCCTATTTAGTTTGAAAGTTGTTGATGCGGAGCTTCACAGCCCTGCAATGAAAGAGCTGAAAATAGGCGTATTACATGGTTCGGCGATGCACAGCTGGCTCACCAAGCATGGTTATCCCAATGTACTTACTCGCTACGATTACCACATCTTATTTGAATTAATGCAGTTAGAACGCATTGACGCAATTGTTGCGCCTTTTGAGATCTACGAAAACGAAAAAGATCACGGCCACGTTACCCGAAAAATTGAAACTAGGTACCTTAGCCAAGCGAACTTGTCGGGGTATTTCTCAAGCTCTTGGTTAGATAAACATCCTGATTTTCTAGACCGCTTTAACGCTGCATTAGGGCTTTGTAATTAG
- a CDS encoding DUF6691 family protein yields MFKVVVGLITGLLFGLGMNVSQMVNPYKVLNFLDVSGNWDASLAFVIGGALLVFVPFYHFLIKPRSHAVNGEPIQCSTLKTISPKLIIGSIIFGIGWGMVGICPGPAVASLLRGEAAIYWFLLSMLLGHYLSKRLFSRA; encoded by the coding sequence ATGTTTAAGGTAGTGGTTGGCTTAATCACCGGTTTGTTGTTTGGTTTGGGCATGAATGTGTCGCAAATGGTTAACCCCTATAAAGTGCTTAATTTCTTAGATGTAAGCGGTAATTGGGATGCTAGCTTGGCTTTTGTTATAGGTGGAGCCTTATTGGTGTTCGTACCTTTTTATCATTTTCTGATTAAACCAAGAAGCCATGCGGTAAATGGCGAGCCTATTCAATGCTCTACGCTTAAAACGATTAGCCCTAAACTGATCATTGGCTCGATTATCTTTGGTATAGGTTGGGGAATGGTAGGCATTTGCCCTGGGCCTGCGGTGGCCAGTTTGCTGCGTGGAGAAGCCGCTATTTATTGGTTTTTGTTAAGCATGTTATTGGGGCATTACTTAAGCAAACGTCTATTCTCTCGCGCTTAA
- a CDS encoding ArsR/SmtB family transcription factor produces the protein MQSHDVLHEQARTVSSYLKTIAHPDRLVALCLLCDGEMSAGELLAHSSNSQSAFSQHLKVLREQGLVAVRKQAQTVFYSLADAKVKNLLASLQQQFCN, from the coding sequence ATGCAAAGTCATGATGTTTTGCATGAGCAAGCTCGTACGGTGAGTAGTTACCTTAAAACCATCGCCCATCCAGACCGTTTAGTTGCTTTGTGTTTATTGTGTGATGGAGAAATGAGTGCTGGTGAGCTGCTGGCTCACAGTAGCAATAGTCAATCGGCTTTTTCTCAGCACTTAAAAGTGCTGCGAGAACAAGGTTTGGTGGCAGTGCGTAAACAAGCGCAAACGGTGTTTTACTCCTTGGCTGACGCTAAGGTGAAAAACTTATTAGCTAGCTTGCAGCAGCAGTTTTGTAATTGA
- a CDS encoding YeeE/YedE family protein, protein MTEFSPGSALIGGMLLGLSVSLLMLLSGRTGGISGILGGIFGASKSEWPWRVAFIAAMAGSLLFNPLFGLSEAPLPNYSLGWLLAGGFAVGVGTQLANGCTSGHGICGIGRFSLRSIVATMVFMLSAALVVWLAGGAYV, encoded by the coding sequence ATGACCGAATTTAGCCCAGGGAGCGCCTTAATAGGCGGAATGTTATTAGGCCTGTCGGTATCTTTATTGATGCTGCTTAGTGGCCGCACAGGCGGTATTAGCGGCATATTAGGTGGGATATTTGGCGCATCGAAGAGTGAATGGCCATGGCGAGTAGCGTTTATTGCTGCAATGGCTGGCAGCTTGCTATTTAACCCCTTGTTTGGATTAAGCGAAGCCCCATTACCTAATTATTCACTAGGCTGGTTATTGGCTGGTGGCTTTGCCGTTGGCGTGGGCACTCAGCTTGCGAATGGCTGTACCAGTGGTCATGGAATTTGCGGGATTGGCCGCTTTTCATTGCGCTCAATAGTGGCGACTATGGTATTTATGCTTAGCGCGGCTTTAGTGGTGTGGTTAGCTGGAGGTGCTTATGTTTAA
- a CDS encoding ROK family transcriptional regulator, with product MKKITDTELIRSANRRDIIQTLRLHGELARVEIGDHTKLSPATITSITSELVQQGLIIEQNVVLDPSGGRGRPKVKLQLNNQAAFYLAIKLSINEVRFMLGDTSGTIVAQATQAMLTVTLNQEQLVDALSKAIEEFIQHYEVKRSKLRGLGLAVQGVIETQGKGILWSPAIKGKQLELVEQLQLKSQLPVFIANDANCLAVALTQRPKYSKLDNLVAIQLGYGVGMGLIVNGELYQDASAATTEFGHTKFSLNGPQCRCGGRGCIEAYVGDYAIYRDASAIYNLPPTDMLHPSEKQMLDLNQLTEPDNPAMAQIFSQAGTVLGMGLANIMALFNPQKIVISGPGIRAYEHIKESMLRTFNDNLLPYHQAENVVEKHNWDEDMAGLGMITIMQQHTD from the coding sequence ATGAAAAAAATCACCGATACCGAACTAATTAGAAGTGCCAATCGCCGAGACATTATTCAAACTCTGCGCCTCCATGGTGAACTGGCACGTGTAGAAATTGGCGACCACACCAAATTAAGTCCCGCAACCATCACTTCGATCACCTCTGAGCTAGTTCAACAAGGCTTAATTATTGAGCAGAATGTAGTGTTAGATCCCAGTGGTGGACGCGGTAGGCCAAAAGTAAAACTACAACTGAATAACCAAGCAGCCTTCTATCTAGCCATAAAGCTATCGATTAACGAAGTGCGCTTTATGCTGGGAGATACCTCTGGCACCATCGTTGCGCAAGCGACTCAAGCAATGTTAACGGTCACGCTAAACCAAGAACAACTGGTTGACGCCCTGTCTAAAGCCATCGAAGAGTTTATTCAGCATTATGAGGTTAAACGCAGTAAACTGCGCGGCCTTGGCTTAGCAGTGCAAGGAGTTATAGAAACACAAGGTAAGGGCATATTGTGGAGCCCGGCCATCAAGGGTAAGCAACTGGAACTGGTTGAGCAACTGCAGCTAAAAAGTCAGCTACCAGTGTTTATTGCCAACGACGCTAATTGCCTCGCCGTGGCCTTAACTCAACGGCCTAAATACAGCAAACTGGATAATCTAGTCGCTATCCAACTCGGCTACGGGGTTGGCATGGGCTTGATTGTTAACGGCGAGCTTTATCAAGATGCCAGTGCAGCCACTACCGAATTTGGCCATACCAAGTTTAGCTTAAATGGTCCGCAATGCCGCTGTGGCGGACGAGGCTGCATCGAGGCCTATGTAGGTGACTACGCCATTTACCGCGACGCCAGTGCTATTTACAACTTGCCACCCACCGACATGCTGCACCCTTCAGAAAAACAGATGCTCGACTTAAACCAACTGACCGAGCCAGACAATCCAGCAATGGCACAGATTTTCTCCCAAGCCGGTACCGTGTTAGGCATGGGTTTAGCCAACATAATGGCGCTGTTTAACCCACAAAAAATTGTTATCTCGGGTCCGGGAATTCGCGCATACGAACACATCAAAGAGTCAATGCTGCGCACCTTTAACGACAACTTATTGCCTTATCACCAAGCTGAGAACGTGGTGGAGAAACACAATTGGGACGAAGACATGGCGGGCCTTGGCATGATAACCATCATGCAGCAACATACCGACTAA